In a single window of the Globicephala melas chromosome 10, mGloMel1.2, whole genome shotgun sequence genome:
- the ANKRD33 gene encoding photoreceptor ankyrin repeat protein isoform X1: MVACYHGFQSVVALLSRCPFLDVNQQDKEGDTALMLAAQAGHVPLVSLLINYYAGLDLERRDQRGLTALMKAAMRDRSECVAALLMAGADLTAVDPVRGKTALEWAFLTDSFDTVQRIQQLLRRPQVEQLSHHYQPEWPALPGLVAQAQAQAAPSFLERLQATLSLPFAQSPQEGGVLDHLVTVTTSLASPFLTTACHTLCPDHPPALGTRSKSVPELLGTAPPPPPVPQLPQEVPGPRVFIPYQSPQGVLSMCYQWLQPRDSTSPRPQAPKILLSKAPSSGVQWKPEPRPAGNRRLSLPVWRYQELRMERRRQEEARLAQSQGTKG, translated from the exons ATGGTCGCATGCTACCACGGCTTCCAAAGTGTTGTGGCCCTGCTCAGCCGCTGTCCTTTCCTGGATGTGAACCAGCAGGACAAAGAAGGAGACACAGCCCTCATGCTGGCTGCCCAAGCAG GCCATGTGCCTCTGGTGAGTCTCCTGATCAACTACTATGCTGGCCTTGACCTGGAGCGCCGGGACCAGCGGGGGCTAACTGCGCTGATGAAGGCCGCCATGCGGGACCGCTCTGAATGTGTGGCTGCCCTCCTCATGGCAG gTGCCGACCTGACTGCAGTGGATCCTGTCAGGGGCAAGACAGCCCTGGAGTGGGCATTTCTGACCGACAGCTTCGACACGGTGCAAAGGATCCAGCAGCTGCTGCGGCGGCCCCAAGTGGAGCAGCTCAGCCATCATTACCAGCCTGAGTGGCCAGCCTTGCCCGGGCTTGTGGCACAGGCCCAGGCTCAGGCCGCCCCGTCTTTCCTAGAACGACTTCAGGCCACCTTGAGCCTCCCCTTCGCGCAGTCTCCTCAGGAGGGGGGTGTCCTGGACCACCTTGTGACCGTCACTACCAGCCTGGCGAGTCCTTTCCTCACCACTGCCTGCCACACCCTGTGCCCTGACCACCCACCTGCACTGGGCACTCGAAGCAAGTCTGTGCCAGAGCTGCTAGGcactgccccgccccctcccccagtacCCCAACTCCCCCAGGAAGTCCCTGGCCCCCGGGTCTTCATCCCCTACCAGAGCCCTCAGGGTGTACTGAGCATGTGCTATCAGTGGCTCCAGCCCAGAGATAGTACCAGCCCCAGGCCCCAAGCCCCTAAGATCCTCCTCTCCAAGGCACCCTCATCTGGCGTTCAGTGGAAGCCAGAGCCCAGGCCTGCAGGGAATCGAAGGCTGTCCCTTCCTGTCTGGAGATACCAGGAGCtcaggatggagaggaggaggcaggaggaggccaGGCTGGCACAGAGCCAGGGGACGAAGGGATAG
- the ANKRD33 gene encoding photoreceptor ankyrin repeat protein isoform X2: MEEEELTLQKGGLDVAETLSCPDHETFTPSCVLGALYWACFHNDTAQLQAMLDDGVSPEEATQVDSNGRTGLMVACYHGFQSVVALLSRCPFLDVNQQDKEGDTALMLAAQAGHVPLVSLLINYYAGLDLERRDQRGLTALMKAAMRDRSECVAALLMAGADLTAVDPVRGKTALEWAFLTDSFDTVQRIQQLLRRPQVEQLSHHYQPEWPALPGLVAQAQAQAAPSFLERLQATLSLPFAQSPQEGGVLDHLVTVTTSLASPFLTTACHTLCPDHPPALGTRSKSVPELLGTAPPPPPVPQLPQEVPGPRVFIPYQSPQGVLSMCYQWLQPRDSTSPRPQAPKILLSKAPSSGVQWKPEPRPAGNRRLSLPVWRYQELRMERRRQEEARLAQSQGTKG; encoded by the exons ATGGAAGAGGaggaactgacactgcagaagggAGGGCTGGACGTCGCTGAGACCCTGTCCTGCCCCGACCACGAGACCTTTACCCCAAGCTGCGTGCTGGGCGCCCTGTACTGGGCCTGTTTCCACAATGACACTGCCCAGCTCCAAGCCATGCTGGACGATGGGGTCTCCCCAGAGGAGGCCACCCAGGTGGACAGCAATGGGAGG ACAGGCCTCATGGTCGCATGCTACCACGGCTTCCAAAGTGTTGTGGCCCTGCTCAGCCGCTGTCCTTTCCTGGATGTGAACCAGCAGGACAAAGAAGGAGACACAGCCCTCATGCTGGCTGCCCAAGCAG GCCATGTGCCTCTGGTGAGTCTCCTGATCAACTACTATGCTGGCCTTGACCTGGAGCGCCGGGACCAGCGGGGGCTAACTGCGCTGATGAAGGCCGCCATGCGGGACCGCTCTGAATGTGTGGCTGCCCTCCTCATGGCAG gTGCCGACCTGACTGCAGTGGATCCTGTCAGGGGCAAGACAGCCCTGGAGTGGGCATTTCTGACCGACAGCTTCGACACGGTGCAAAGGATCCAGCAGCTGCTGCGGCGGCCCCAAGTGGAGCAGCTCAGCCATCATTACCAGCCTGAGTGGCCAGCCTTGCCCGGGCTTGTGGCACAGGCCCAGGCTCAGGCCGCCCCGTCTTTCCTAGAACGACTTCAGGCCACCTTGAGCCTCCCCTTCGCGCAGTCTCCTCAGGAGGGGGGTGTCCTGGACCACCTTGTGACCGTCACTACCAGCCTGGCGAGTCCTTTCCTCACCACTGCCTGCCACACCCTGTGCCCTGACCACCCACCTGCACTGGGCACTCGAAGCAAGTCTGTGCCAGAGCTGCTAGGcactgccccgccccctcccccagtacCCCAACTCCCCCAGGAAGTCCCTGGCCCCCGGGTCTTCATCCCCTACCAGAGCCCTCAGGGTGTACTGAGCATGTGCTATCAGTGGCTCCAGCCCAGAGATAGTACCAGCCCCAGGCCCCAAGCCCCTAAGATCCTCCTCTCCAAGGCACCCTCATCTGGCGTTCAGTGGAAGCCAGAGCCCAGGCCTGCAGGGAATCGAAGGCTGTCCCTTCCTGTCTGGAGATACCAGGAGCtcaggatggagaggaggaggcaggaggaggccaGGCTGGCACAGAGCCAGGGGACGAAGGGATAG